A DNA window from Ostrea edulis chromosome 5, xbOstEdul1.1, whole genome shotgun sequence contains the following coding sequences:
- the LOC125649155 gene encoding eukaryotic translation initiation factor 3 subunit K isoform X1 has translation MAEAMRANVGALLKGIDRYNPENLGTLEKYIFMQAQEGTYDLEANLAVLKLYQFNPMHYQTTVACQILLKALTNMPHTDFTLCKCLIDAVRHDEEPTAQVMNLAHLLETCQFREFWGALRTNPDLTSNIRGFDDSVRKFVCHVIAATYQTIPSDVLKELLGDIPEDQVQQWITKYGWKHQEDGNVFIVNQEESIKTKNITEKITFDSECYNQALVHYFLFPMFDNFLFK, from the exons ATGGCAGAAGCGATGAGAGCAAATGTTGGTGCTTTGTTGAAAGGAATAGATAG GTACAACCCGGAAAACCTGGGAACATTGGAGAAGTACATTTTCATGCAAGCTCAGGAAGGAACCTACGACTTGGAAGCTAACCTTGCTGTCCTCAAGCT ATACCAGTTCAACCCCATGCATTATCAGACGACAGTGGCATGCCAGATTTTACTCAAAGCTCTCACAAATATGCCTCACACAGATTTCACCCTGTGTAAATGCTTGATTGATGCAGTCAGA CACGACGAAGAGCCAACAGCACAGGTCATGAATCTTGCACACTTATTGGAAACCTGTCAGTTCAGAGAATTCTGG GGGGCTTTGAGAACAAATCCTGACTTGACATCCAACATCAGAGGATTTGATGATTCAGTAAGAAAAT TTGTTTGTCACGTGATAGCAGCAACCTACCAGACTATACCTTCAGATGTGTTGAAAGAATTACTTGGAGATATTCCAG AGGATCAAGTCCAACAATGGATAACTAAATACGGCTGGAAACATCAGGAGGATGGAAACGTTTTTATCGTCAATCAGGAGGAGAGCATCAAAACGAAGAACATCACAGAGAAAATCACGTTTGATAGTGAGTGCTACAATCAGGCTCTAGTTCATTATTTTCTCTTTCCAATGTtcgataattttttattcaagtAG
- the LOC125649154 gene encoding tetratricopeptide repeat protein 9C-like yields the protein MATAPSKPTDEDMITSAETFKMEGNELFRSKNVKKAIGKYHRAILQLKGVGSDEKLSAVMGMDGPPTKKLSLELEHKFNKLKTDCYNNLAACLLQEKEPNNSKIVEYCNEVLQCSPGNIKAYHRKGVALYHLANYEESMSSLQNADQTDPSTRKYMQMCKDGIKKQESELQATYKAMFQGTSKTAVSSGGNVNGKQLSKTDVTSSTNTELNHLSSGNSPVNDHAQIKETT from the exons ATGGCTACAGCGCCGTCAAAACCTACCGATGAAGATATGATAACATCAGCAGAGACGTTTAAGATGGAGGGAAATGAATTATTCAGaagtaaaaatgtgaaaaaagcTATTGGAAAGTACCACAGAGCTATTCTTCAATTGAAAGGTGTAGGTTCGGATGAAAAGTTGAGTGCAGTGATGGGAATGGATGGACCACCTACCAAAAAGCTTTCATTAGAACTTGAACATAAATTCAACAAATTAAAAACGGATTGTTATAATAATTTAGCAG CTTGTTTACTCCAAGAGAAGGAACCAAACAACAGTAAAATAGTGGAATACTGTAATGAAGTTCTACAATGTAGTCCTGGGAATATTAAAGCGTACCACAGAAAGGGAGTGGCCCTATACCACCTAGCAAATTACGAGGAATCCATGTCATCACTCCAAAACGCAGATCAAACCG ATCCCTCTACGAGGAAGTATATGCAAATGTGCAAGGATGGAATCAAAAAACAAGAAAGTGAACTGCAAGCTACTTATAAAGCTATGTTTCAAGGAACATCTAAAACAGCTGTCTCAAGTGGTGGCAATGTTAATGGTAAACAACTGTCTAAAACTGATGTGACTAGCTCCACAAATACAGAATTAAACCATCTGTCATCAGGAAACTCACCAGTGAATGATCATGCTCAAATCAAAGAAACTACTTGA
- the LOC125649155 gene encoding eukaryotic translation initiation factor 3 subunit K isoform X2, with amino-acid sequence MAEAMRANVGALLKGIDRYNPENLGTLEKYIFMQAQEGTYDLEANLAVLKLYQFNPMHYQTTVACQILLKALTNMPHTDFTLCKCLIDAVRHDEEPTAQVMNLAHLLETCQFREFWGALRTNPDLTSNIRGFDDSVRKFVCHVIAATYQTIPSDVLKELLGDIPEDQVQQWITKYGWKHQEDGNVFIVNQEESIKTKNITEKITFDSVAGIMANCRTIKR; translated from the exons ATGGCAGAAGCGATGAGAGCAAATGTTGGTGCTTTGTTGAAAGGAATAGATAG GTACAACCCGGAAAACCTGGGAACATTGGAGAAGTACATTTTCATGCAAGCTCAGGAAGGAACCTACGACTTGGAAGCTAACCTTGCTGTCCTCAAGCT ATACCAGTTCAACCCCATGCATTATCAGACGACAGTGGCATGCCAGATTTTACTCAAAGCTCTCACAAATATGCCTCACACAGATTTCACCCTGTGTAAATGCTTGATTGATGCAGTCAGA CACGACGAAGAGCCAACAGCACAGGTCATGAATCTTGCACACTTATTGGAAACCTGTCAGTTCAGAGAATTCTGG GGGGCTTTGAGAACAAATCCTGACTTGACATCCAACATCAGAGGATTTGATGATTCAGTAAGAAAAT TTGTTTGTCACGTGATAGCAGCAACCTACCAGACTATACCTTCAGATGTGTTGAAAGAATTACTTGGAGATATTCCAG AGGATCAAGTCCAACAATGGATAACTAAATACGGCTGGAAACATCAGGAGGATGGAAACGTTTTTATCGTCAATCAGGAGGAGAGCATCAAAACGAAGAACATCACAGAGAAAATCACGTTTGATA